One Thauera aromatica K172 genomic region harbors:
- the kfrB gene encoding IncP plasmid survival protein KfrB (KfrA, KfrB, and KfrC together were shown to be essential for IncP-1 plasmid R751.): MKQRLLVMNGQRIVQTEQGGAWTNEKVDKAGALKPGIYNLYMAKEADKGQKHDGMIVHSDSRSVYQQIGKNFVMHDRQNFDKVPEVGASKSISYDAQGKAVVAAEAAKLSRGRSR, translated from the coding sequence ATGAAACAACGCCTATTGGTCATGAACGGGCAGCGCATCGTTCAGACCGAGCAAGGAGGCGCGTGGACAAACGAGAAGGTGGATAAGGCCGGCGCACTCAAGCCAGGCATTTACAACCTGTACATGGCGAAGGAAGCCGACAAGGGCCAGAAGCATGACGGGATGATCGTCCACTCGGACAGTAGAAGCGTGTACCAGCAAATCGGGAAAAATTTTGTCATGCACGACCGGCAAAATTTCGATAAAGTACCAGAAGTAGGAGCATCAAAGAGTATTAGTTACGACGCCCAGGGCAAGGCCGTGGTGGCCGCCGAAGCCGCAAAACTTAGCCGAGGGCGATCCCGATAA
- a CDS encoding IncP plasmid survival protein KfrC family protein yields MRSGRSAAATSGGEELLEAAQEIEREQQAALEAAPIEQTYQEALAIYVQSKFAQVEHIEDRLENLIDRQQARLQQAQAGKPGFLARPGTRQAWQTNQAQQQARLQVLHTRLEVVREIKEGMGIHAPKIEELATRKMRAERPDLASDWDAMREAARRHQALTRKQEQERKQAQEQRLGRSQSLGLSRTV; encoded by the coding sequence ATCCGGTCGGGTCGCAGCGCAGCCGCTACGAGCGGCGGCGAAGAGTTGCTAGAGGCTGCCCAGGAGATAGAACGCGAGCAGCAGGCGGCCTTGGAGGCCGCCCCTATCGAGCAGACCTATCAAGAGGCGCTGGCCATCTATGTCCAGTCGAAGTTCGCCCAGGTGGAGCACATAGAGGATCGCCTAGAAAACCTGATCGACCGGCAACAAGCCCGCTTGCAGCAGGCCCAGGCCGGAAAGCCGGGATTCTTGGCACGACCAGGTACACGGCAGGCGTGGCAGACCAACCAGGCGCAGCAGCAGGCGCGTTTACAGGTTCTGCATACGCGCCTTGAGGTCGTCCGCGAAATCAAGGAAGGCATGGGCATCCACGCGCCCAAGATCGAAGAGCTGGCCACGCGCAAGATGCGCGCCGAGCGTCCCGACTTAGCTTCGGATTGGGATGCGATGCGCGAAGCAGCACGCCGACACCAGGCGCTTACGCGCAAGCAGGAGCAGGAACGAAAGCAGGCCCAGGAACAACGACTAGGACGGTCGCAGTCTTTGGGGTTGTCCCGCACCGTATAA
- a CDS encoding type IV secretory system conjugative DNA transfer family protein → MKIKMNNAVGPQVRSAKPKAGKLLPTLGVLSLAGGLQAATQYFAHTFDYQASLGGHIGHIYAPWSILQWASKWYSHYPNEIMSAGSVGMLVSTVGLLGVAIAKVVASNTSKANQFLHGSARWAEKKDIQAAGLLPRPRTVLEVVTGKEEPTATGVYVGGWEDKDGSFYYLRHSGPEHVLCYAPTRSGKGVGLVVPTMLSWPASAVITDLKGELWALTAGWRKKHAKNKVLRFEPASSNGGICWNPLDEIRLGTEFEVGDVQNLAQLIVDPDGKGLDSHWQKTAFALLVGVILHALYKAQADGTYATLPSVDAMLADPNRDVGELWMEMATYGHVDGQNHHAIGSAARDMMDRPEEEAGSVLSTAKSYLSLYRDPVVARSVSKSEFRIKDLMHQDDPASLYIVTQPNDKARLRPLVRIMVNMIVRLLADKMDFENGRPVAHYKHRLLMMLDEFPSLGKLEILQESLAFVAGYGIKCYLICQDINQLKSRETGYGHDETITSNCHVQNAYPPNRVETAEHLSRLTGQTTIVKEQITTSGRRTAAMLGQVSRTFQEVQRPLLTPDECLRMPGPRKSATGEIEEAGDMVVYVAGYPAIYGKQPLYFKDPVFQARAAIPAPKVSDKTIHVQDAGQGITI, encoded by the coding sequence ATGAAAATAAAGATGAACAACGCAGTTGGCCCGCAGGTACGTTCTGCGAAGCCCAAGGCCGGCAAGCTGCTGCCAACGCTGGGCGTTTTGTCGCTGGCCGGCGGCCTGCAAGCCGCTACGCAGTATTTCGCGCACACGTTCGACTACCAGGCCAGTCTTGGCGGCCACATCGGCCATATCTATGCGCCCTGGTCGATCCTGCAATGGGCGTCGAAGTGGTACAGCCACTATCCCAACGAAATCATGAGCGCCGGCAGTGTCGGCATGTTGGTTTCCACCGTTGGACTGCTGGGCGTGGCCATCGCCAAGGTGGTTGCCTCGAATACGTCCAAGGCAAACCAGTTCCTGCACGGATCGGCCCGCTGGGCCGAGAAGAAGGACATTCAGGCCGCCGGCCTGCTGCCCCGGCCGCGCACCGTCCTGGAAGTCGTGACCGGCAAGGAAGAGCCAACCGCTACCGGCGTCTATGTCGGCGGCTGGGAGGACAAGGACGGTTCGTTCTATTACTTGCGTCACAGCGGCCCGGAGCATGTCTTGTGCTACGCGCCGACGCGCTCCGGTAAGGGTGTCGGCTTGGTTGTCCCGACCATGCTTTCGTGGCCGGCCAGCGCCGTCATTACCGACCTCAAGGGCGAGTTGTGGGCCTTGACCGCCGGATGGCGCAAGAAGCACGCCAAGAACAAGGTGCTGCGCTTCGAGCCGGCTTCATCGAACGGCGGGATTTGCTGGAACCCACTGGACGAAATCCGGCTGGGCACCGAATTTGAAGTGGGCGACGTTCAGAACCTTGCCCAGCTCATCGTTGACCCGGACGGCAAGGGCCTGGACTCCCATTGGCAGAAAACCGCGTTTGCCTTGCTGGTCGGCGTGATCCTGCACGCGCTTTACAAGGCCCAGGCAGACGGCACCTATGCGACCTTGCCATCGGTCGATGCCATGCTGGCCGATCCCAACCGCGACGTTGGCGAGTTGTGGATGGAAATGGCGACCTATGGCCACGTTGACGGCCAGAATCACCATGCCATCGGATCGGCGGCCCGCGACATGATGGATCGGCCCGAGGAAGAAGCGGGTTCGGTGCTGTCCACCGCGAAATCGTACCTGTCCCTGTACCGCGATCCAGTTGTGGCCCGCAGCGTGAGCAAGTCCGAGTTCCGCATCAAAGACCTGATGCACCAGGACGACCCGGCCAGCCTCTACATCGTCACGCAACCCAACGACAAAGCCCGCCTGCGCCCGCTGGTGCGAATCATGGTGAACATGATCGTGCGCCTGCTGGCCGACAAGATGGACTTCGAGAACGGCCGGCCGGTCGCGCATTACAAACACCGCCTGCTGATGATGCTGGACGAGTTCCCGAGCCTTGGGAAGCTGGAAATCCTGCAAGAGTCGCTGGCTTTCGTCGCCGGCTACGGCATCAAGTGCTACCTGATTTGCCAGGACATTAACCAGCTCAAGAGCCGCGAAACCGGCTACGGCCACGACGAGACGATTACCAGTAACTGCCACGTCCAGAACGCCTATCCGCCCAACCGTGTCGAGACTGCCGAACACCTTTCGCGGCTGACCGGCCAGACCACCATCGTCAAGGAACAGATCACGACCAGCGGCCGACGCACGGCCGCGATGCTGGGCCAGGTGTCGCGCACGTTCCAGGAAGTGCAGCGCCCCTTGCTGACCCCCGATGAATGCTTGCGTATGCCAGGGCCGCGCAAGTCGGCCACCGGCGAGATTGAGGAAGCGGGCGACATGGTTGTGTACGTGGCCGGCTATCCCGCGATCTACGGCAAACAGCCGCTTTACTTCAAAGACCCGGTATTCCAGGCCAGGGCCGCAATTCCGGCCCCGAAGGTCAGTGACAAGACCATCCACGTCCAGGACGCAGGGCAGGGGATCACGATATGA
- the traJ gene encoding conjugal transfer transcriptional regulator TraJ, with protein sequence MEKDEKQTGRKRRHHLRVPVFPDEKEEIERQARQAGLSVARYLREVGQGYEIKGITDYERVRELARINGDLGRLGGLLKLWLTDDARTAKFGEATILALLGRIEATQDEMGRVMKAVVRPRAEP encoded by the coding sequence ATGGAGAAAGACGAAAAGCAAACAGGCCGGAAGCGCCGCCACCACCTGCGGGTGCCGGTGTTCCCGGACGAGAAAGAAGAGATAGAACGCCAAGCCCGACAAGCCGGCTTGAGCGTTGCGCGCTACTTGCGCGAAGTCGGCCAGGGTTACGAAATCAAGGGCATCACAGACTACGAGCGCGTGCGCGAGCTGGCCCGGATCAATGGCGACCTTGGCCGCCTTGGCGGCCTGCTGAAACTCTGGCTGACCGATGACGCGCGGACGGCGAAGTTTGGCGAGGCAACCATCTTGGCGCTGCTGGGCCGGATCGAGGCTACCCAGGACGAAATGGGGCGCGTCATGAAAGCCGTGGTACGGCCGAGGGCCGAACCATGA
- a CDS encoding ArsA-related P-loop ATPase, with product MAKIHMVLQGKGGVGKSMIAAAIAQYKVSKGQKPLCIDTDPVNSTFEGYRALNVQRLNIMDGDEINTRNFDALVEQIASTENDVIIDNGASSFVPLSSYLIGNQVPALLQEMGHELVVHTVVTGGQAFLDTLNGFSTLARQFPAECVFVVWLNPYWGPIEHEGKGFEKMKAYTDNKARVSAIIQIPALKEETYGRDFSEMLQERRTFDEALADSALTIMTRQRLKIVKSQLFQQLENAAVL from the coding sequence ATGGCGAAAATTCACATGGTCTTGCAAGGCAAGGGCGGCGTCGGCAAGTCGATGATTGCGGCCGCGATTGCCCAGTACAAAGTCAGCAAGGGGCAGAAGCCGCTTTGCATCGACACCGATCCGGTCAACAGCACCTTTGAGGGGTATCGGGCGCTGAACGTCCAGCGCCTGAACATCATGGATGGCGACGAAATCAACACCAGGAACTTCGATGCCCTGGTGGAACAAATCGCCTCGACCGAAAACGACGTCATCATCGACAACGGGGCCAGCTCGTTCGTGCCGCTGTCCAGCTACTTGATCGGCAACCAGGTGCCGGCGTTGCTCCAAGAAATGGGCCACGAACTGGTAGTGCATACGGTTGTCACCGGCGGCCAAGCCTTCCTGGACACCCTGAACGGCTTTAGCACGCTCGCACGGCAGTTTCCGGCCGAATGTGTGTTCGTGGTCTGGCTGAACCCGTATTGGGGGCCAATCGAGCATGAAGGCAAGGGCTTCGAGAAAATGAAGGCGTACACCGACAACAAGGCGCGGGTATCGGCCATCATCCAGATTCCGGCCCTCAAGGAAGAAACCTACGGCCGCGACTTCTCGGAAATGCTCCAGGAACGCCGGACATTCGATGAAGCCCTGGCGGACTCGGCCCTTACGATCATGACGCGGCAGCGGCTCAAGATCGTGAAATCGCAGCTTTTCCAGCAGCTTGAAAACGCGGCGGTGCTCTAA
- a CDS encoding TraK family protein, with amino-acid sequence MAKSLSERIAQRVSAKQPSRTGKNRASFLAVRDDVRKALDDGWPVKVIWDTLRDEGKIEFGYDAFIGYVNRLIRNAETSPAKPPADQVKADKPAPKAKAKTDAPQEPKAEAPSIGGFNFNPKPNKEDLL; translated from the coding sequence ATGGCTAAGAGCCTTTCAGAACGCATTGCCCAGCGGGTGAGTGCCAAGCAACCGAGTCGAACCGGGAAGAACCGGGCATCGTTCCTGGCAGTTCGGGACGATGTGAGGAAGGCCCTGGACGATGGCTGGCCAGTCAAGGTGATCTGGGACACCTTGCGCGATGAAGGAAAGATCGAGTTCGGGTATGACGCCTTTATCGGCTACGTGAACCGACTCATCCGAAACGCTGAAACGTCACCCGCAAAGCCGCCGGCCGACCAGGTGAAGGCTGACAAGCCAGCACCGAAGGCCAAGGCGAAAACCGACGCACCACAAGAACCGAAGGCAGAAGCGCCATCCATTGGTGGCTTCAACTTCAACCCGAAACCGAACAAAGAGGATTTACTGTAA
- the traI gene encoding TraI/MobA(P) family conjugative relaxase, which yields MIAKHVPMRSLGKSDFAGLVQYITDAQSKTERLGLVTLTNCQAGTVQAATDEVLATQHMNTRATGDKTFHLLVSFRAGEKPDADTLKAIEERICAGLGYGEHQRISAVHHDTDNLHIHIAINKIHPTRNTMHEPFQSYRTLGELCEVLERDYGLEKDNHTPARSIAEGRAADMERHAGVESLVGWIKRECLEEIKAAQSWTELHQALQANGLELRAKGNGFVIEAGDGTQVKASTVARELSKPKLEARFGPFEASPERQAQTKAKRQYQKKPVRLRVNTTELYARYKADQQTLAAAQRAALDKARQSKTRKVEDAKRSSRLRRAAIKLMGGKAATKKLLYAQASKALRDEIQAINKEHQRERQGCYDEHKRRTWADWLKKEALQGNAEALAALRAREAAQGLKGNTVEGQGQAKPGHAPVVDNITKKGTIIFRAGKTAVRDDGDKLQVSREATREGLQQALRLAMERYGSRITVNGTTEFKAQIIRAAVDSQLPITFADPALESRRQALLKKENTHDRPQQDRGRTGRGTGRPGSRPAADNDAARSSVNADRGGRDPAGRVHATGQHRKPDIGRIGRVPPPQSKNRLRALSKLGVVRIASGSEVLLPRDVPGHMEQQGTQPDNALRRGVSRPGGRLEAGPQYKPEQVKAMDKYIAEREGKRLKGFDIPKHSRYTAGDGALSFAGMRNVEGQTLALVKRGDDVLVMPIDQATANRLKRIAVGDAVSITPKGSIKTSKGRSR from the coding sequence GTGATTGCCAAGCACGTCCCCATGCGGTCGCTTGGCAAGAGCGACTTTGCCGGCCTGGTGCAGTACATCACGGACGCGCAGAGCAAGACCGAGCGGCTGGGTTTGGTCACGTTGACGAACTGCCAGGCCGGCACCGTACAGGCCGCCACGGACGAGGTGCTGGCCACGCAGCACATGAACACCCGAGCGACCGGCGACAAGACCTTTCACCTGCTGGTGAGCTTTCGCGCTGGCGAGAAGCCCGACGCCGACACCCTCAAGGCGATTGAAGAGCGTATTTGCGCGGGGCTGGGTTATGGCGAGCATCAACGAATCAGTGCCGTGCACCACGACACCGACAACCTGCACATCCACATCGCCATCAACAAGATTCACCCGACGCGCAACACGATGCACGAACCCTTCCAGTCCTATCGGACGTTAGGCGAGTTGTGCGAAGTCCTGGAACGGGACTACGGGCTGGAAAAAGACAATCACACCCCGGCGCGCAGCATCGCCGAAGGCCGGGCGGCCGACATGGAACGACATGCCGGCGTGGAAAGCCTGGTCGGATGGATCAAGCGCGAATGCTTGGAAGAGATCAAGGCCGCGCAGTCCTGGACGGAACTGCACCAAGCGTTGCAGGCCAACGGTCTAGAGCTGCGAGCAAAAGGCAATGGTTTCGTGATCGAAGCCGGCGACGGCACCCAGGTCAAGGCAAGCACAGTAGCCCGCGAACTTTCCAAACCGAAGCTGGAAGCGAGGTTTGGCCCGTTCGAGGCATCGCCCGAACGGCAAGCGCAAACCAAAGCGAAGCGGCAGTACCAGAAGAAGCCGGTACGCCTGCGGGTCAATACCACCGAGTTGTACGCCAGGTATAAGGCCGACCAGCAAACCTTGGCGGCCGCGCAGCGGGCGGCCCTGGACAAGGCAAGGCAGAGCAAGACCAGGAAGGTCGAGGATGCGAAGCGATCCAGTCGCTTGCGGCGTGCTGCCATCAAATTGATGGGGGGGAAGGCGGCGACCAAGAAGCTGCTGTATGCCCAGGCGAGCAAGGCGCTGCGCGACGAAATCCAGGCGATCAACAAGGAACACCAGCGCGAGCGCCAGGGCTGCTACGACGAGCATAAGCGGCGCACATGGGCCGATTGGCTCAAGAAGGAAGCCTTGCAGGGCAATGCCGAGGCGCTGGCCGCCCTGCGCGCCCGAGAGGCCGCCCAGGGCCTCAAGGGCAACACCGTCGAGGGCCAGGGCCAGGCCAAGCCCGGACATGCGCCCGTGGTGGACAACATCACGAAGAAGGGAACGATCATTTTCCGCGCTGGCAAGACTGCCGTGCGGGATGACGGCGACAAGCTGCAAGTGTCCCGCGAGGCCACCCGCGAGGGCTTGCAGCAGGCCCTTCGGCTGGCAATGGAACGCTACGGGAGCCGCATCACCGTCAACGGCACCACCGAGTTCAAGGCGCAGATCATCCGTGCCGCCGTCGATTCACAACTACCCATCACGTTTGCCGATCCGGCCCTTGAAAGCCGGCGTCAGGCGCTTTTGAAGAAGGAGAACACCCATGACAGACCCCAACAAGATCGAGGACGAACTGGACGCGGCACTGGCCGCCCTGGATCAAGACCCGCTGCCGACAACGACGCTGCCCGATCCAGCGTCAACGCCGACCGAGGCGGCCGCGATCCAGCAGGAAGGGTTCACGCCACCGGACAGCACCGGAAGCCCGACATTGGACGCATTGGAAGAGTCCCGCCGCCCCAAAGCAAGAACCGTTTGCGAGCACTGTCCAAACTCGGTGTGGTTCGCATCGCCAGCGGAAGTGAAGTGCTATTGCCGCGTGATGTTCCTGGTCACATGGAGCAGCAAGGAACCCAACCAGATAACGCACTGCGACGGGGAGTTTCTAGGCCAGGAGGAAGGCTAGAAGCCGGGCCGCAATACAAGCCGGAGCAGGTCAAGGCAATGGATAAATACATTGCCGAACGCGAAGGCAAACGGCTAAAAGGTTTCGATATACCGAAACACTCGCGTTATACTGCCGGGGATGGCGCGTTGTCGTTTGCCGGTATGCGGAACGTCGAAGGCCAGACCTTGGCCCTGGTGAAGCGTGGCGATGACGTGTTGGTGATGCCCATCGACCAGGCCACCGCCAACCGCTTGAAGCGCATTGCCGTTGGCGATGCCGTTTCGATCACACCCAAAGGCTCGATCAAAACGTCGAAAGGAAGGAGCAGATGA
- a CDS encoding traM protein — protein sequence MASDDKIEETIKAIAARHGIAVSRDDPILVLQTINDRLMQDSQAAQQEILEGFKSELEAIAHRWGEDSKGKAERTLNAALAASKEAMAQGMKDGANAAAEAVQREFDASAAKLAGSIREARRVSMLNMAAAGLAVLAAALALWASM from the coding sequence ATGGCCAGCGACGACAAGATCGAGGAAACCATCAAGGCCATTGCGGCACGGCACGGCATCGCCGTCAGCCGCGATGACCCGATCCTGGTACTGCAAACGATCAATGATCGTTTGATGCAGGACAGCCAAGCGGCCCAGCAAGAAATCCTGGAAGGCTTCAAATCGGAGCTGGAAGCGATTGCGCACCGCTGGGGTGAGGACTCCAAGGGAAAGGCCGAAAGGACGCTTAACGCGGCCCTGGCGGCCTCCAAAGAGGCAATGGCGCAGGGGATGAAGGACGGCGCGAATGCGGCAGCCGAAGCCGTCCAGCGCGAGTTTGACGCCAGCGCGGCAAAGCTGGCCGGCTCGATCCGGGAAGCGCGCCGCGTGTCGATGCTGAACATGGCCGCCGCCGGCCTGGCTGTTCTGGCTGCGGCGCTGGCCTTGTGGGCCTCGATGTAG